In a genomic window of Magnolia sinica isolate HGM2019 chromosome 14, MsV1, whole genome shotgun sequence:
- the LOC131226247 gene encoding pre-mRNA-splicing factor 38, whose protein sequence is MANRTDPGAKSIHGTNPQNLVEKILRSKIYQNTYWKEQCFGLTAETLVDKAMELDHIGGTYGGNRKPTPFMCLIMKMLQIQPEKDIVVEFIKNEDYKYVRVLGAFYMRITGTVTDVYQYLEPLYNDYRKIRHKLSDGRFSLTHVDEVIDELLTKDYSCDVALPRVQKRWLLETAGKLEPRRSALEDDFEEEEEKEEEDQAMDGLEAGGHEKDYYRGRSPTRERDRDKKRDSHRQYRDRDYDRERGRGRERERDRERDRDRDRDRERDRHRLRDEKDYGRERDREGRDRERRDRDRGRRRSRSRSRSRSKDRKERDRDGGDHRKRHARSSASPRRRTDVDDGNARDEPRKKKERKEKKDDGTDHPDPEIAEQNRIRASLGLKPLRP, encoded by the exons ATGGCTAATCGTACGGACCCAGGGGCGAAGAGCATACACGGGACGAACCCTCAGAACCTGGTGGAGAAGATCCTACGGTCGAAGATCTACCAGAACACGTACTGGAAGGAGCAGTGCTTTGGGCTGACTGCCGAGACGCTGGTGGACAAGGCCATGGAGCTGGACCACATCGGTGGGACCTACGGCGGCAACCGCAAGCCTACGCCGTTCATGTGCCTTATCATGAAGATGCTCCAGATCCAGCCCGAGAAGGACATCGTCGTCGAATTCATCAAAAACGAAGACTACAA ATATGTTCGTGTACTTGGGGCCTTTTATATGCGTATCACTGGGACCGTCACTGATGTCTACCAATATCTTGAGCCACTCTACAATGATTATCGAAAAATAAGGCATAAATTGTCAGATGGAC GCTTTTCGTTGACCCATGTGGATGAGGTTATTGATGAACTCCTGACTAAAGACTATTCCTGCGACGTTGCTCTGCCACGTGTCCAAAAAAG ATGGCTTCTTGAAACAGCCGGGAAGCTGGAACCCAGGAGAAGTGCTTTGGAAGATGAttttgaagaggaagaagaaaaagaagaggaggaCCAGGCCATGGATGGCTTAGAAGCTGGTGGTCATGAAAAG GATTATTATCGTGGTCGTAGTCCAACGAGGGAAAGAGATCGGGATAAAAAACGTGACAGTCATAGACAGTACAG GGACAGGGACTATGATCGAGAACGTGGGAGAGGGCGTGAAAGGGAGAGGGACAGAGAGAGGGATAGGGATAGGGATAGGGATAGGGAGAGGGATCGCCATCGCCTGAGAGATGAAAAAGACTACGGTCGGGAGAGGGACCGAGAGGGGAGGGACCGAGAGAGGAGAGATAGGGACAGGGGGAGGCGCAGGAGTCGTTCGAGGAGCAGAAGCAGGAGCAAGGACCGTAAGGAGCGGGACCGCGATGGCGGGGACCACCGCAAGAGGCATGCCCGCAGCAGTGCCAGCCCACGGAGGCGGACTGATGTGGATGATGGCAATGCCCGAGATGaaccaaggaagaagaaagaaaggaaggagaagaaggacGATGGGACAGACCATCCAGATCCAGAGATTGCTGAACAGAACAGAATCCGTGCATCTCTTGGTTTGAAGCCATTGAGGCCGTGA